In Thermus islandicus DSM 21543, a genomic segment contains:
- the eno gene encoding phosphopyruvate hydratase — protein MTTIVRVAAREVLDSRGFPTVEAEVELEGGARGRAMVPSGASTGSHEALELRDGGRRYLGKGVRRAVESVNERIAPELIGRDALDQEGVDRAMRELDGTPNKAALGANAILAVSLATARAAAEALGLPLYRYLGGIQGVTLPVPLMNVINGGKHADNRVDFQEFMLVPAGAESFSEALRIGAEVFHTLKAVLKEKGYSTNVGDEGGFAPDLKRNEEAVELLLLAIERAGYTPGEEVSLALDPAAGELYRDGRYHLEGEGRVLSSEEMVAFWEAWVERYPIRSIEDGLAEDDWEGWRLFTERLGNKVQLVGDDLFVTNPERLRMGIERGVANAILVKVNQIGTLSETLEAIRLAHRAGYRAVISHRSGETEDSFIADLAVAVNAGQIKTGSLSRSDRLAKYNQLLRIEEELGQAARFLGYGAF, from the coding sequence ATGACCACGATTGTTAGGGTCGCGGCGCGGGAGGTCCTGGACTCCCGGGGCTTCCCCACGGTGGAAGCGGAGGTGGAGCTGGAAGGAGGCGCCAGGGGCCGGGCCATGGTGCCCTCGGGGGCCTCCACGGGAAGCCACGAGGCCCTCGAGCTCCGGGACGGGGGGAGGCGCTACCTCGGAAAGGGGGTCCGGCGGGCGGTGGAGAGCGTGAACGAGCGCATCGCCCCGGAGCTTATCGGCCGGGACGCCCTGGACCAAGAGGGGGTGGACCGGGCCATGCGGGAGCTGGACGGCACCCCCAACAAGGCCGCTCTCGGGGCCAACGCCATCCTGGCGGTCTCCTTGGCCACGGCCCGGGCGGCGGCCGAGGCCTTGGGCCTTCCCCTCTACCGCTACCTTGGGGGCATCCAGGGGGTCACCCTGCCCGTCCCCCTCATGAACGTCATCAACGGGGGAAAGCACGCGGACAACCGGGTGGACTTCCAGGAGTTCATGCTGGTCCCGGCCGGGGCGGAAAGCTTCTCGGAGGCCTTGCGGATCGGCGCCGAGGTCTTCCACACCCTGAAGGCCGTGCTCAAGGAGAAGGGGTACAGCACCAACGTGGGGGACGAGGGGGGCTTCGCCCCAGACCTGAAGCGCAACGAGGAGGCAGTGGAGCTCCTCCTCCTCGCCATTGAGCGCGCGGGGTACACCCCGGGGGAGGAGGTGTCCTTGGCCCTGGACCCGGCCGCAGGCGAGCTCTACCGGGACGGGAGGTACCACCTGGAAGGCGAGGGGAGGGTCTTGTCCTCGGAGGAGATGGTGGCCTTCTGGGAGGCCTGGGTGGAGCGGTACCCCATCCGTTCCATAGAGGACGGGCTGGCCGAGGACGACTGGGAGGGCTGGCGGCTTTTCACGGAGCGCCTGGGGAACAAGGTGCAGCTCGTGGGGGACGACCTCTTCGTCACCAACCCCGAAAGGCTCCGGATGGGGATTGAGCGCGGGGTGGCCAACGCCATCCTGGTCAAGGTGAACCAGATCGGCACCCTCTCTGAGACCCTCGAGGCCATCCGCCTGGCCCACCGGGCCGGGTACCGGGCGGTGATCAGCCACCGCTCCGGGGAGACGGAGGACAGCTTCATCGCCGACCTGGCGGTGGCGGTGAACGCCGGGCAGATCAAGACCGGGTCCCTTTCCCGCTCCGACCGGCTCGCCAAGTACAACCAGCTCCTGCGCATTGAGGAGGAGCTAGGCCAGGCGGCCCGCTTCTTGGGCTATGGGGCCTTTTAA
- the pyk gene encoding pyruvate kinase — protein sequence MGPFKRTKIVATLGPATDSREVIRALAEAGADVFRMNFSHGTPEDHKRRAAWVREVSEELGRTLALLQDLQGPKIRIGRFRGGRVELRPGQPFVLTRAPVEGDEARVSLTYPGLPEDVVPGQVLLLDDGRIRLRVERVVGDEIQTRVEVGGVLSDHKGINVPGADLSIPALSEKDIQDLALGAEIGVDWVAISFVRTRDDLLLARHYLARYGSRARLMAKIEKPSAVARFEEILEEADGIMVARGDLGVEMPLEEVPIVQKRIILRCIAAGKPVITATQMLESMVQNPSPTRAEASDVANAIFDGTDAVMLSAETAAGAYPVEAVAMMSRIAKAVEASPEFLHKLNVLRPSPTPTTQDAIAQAADDIVEAVGARAIVVFTATGSSARRIARTRPQVPILALTPSLEVRNQLALVWGVLPHLAPDPQDTDDMVRIALQAVKALGLAQVGERVVIAAGVPFGVRGTTNLLRVERVA from the coding sequence ATGGGGCCTTTTAAGCGCACCAAGATCGTGGCCACCCTGGGCCCGGCCACGGACTCCCGGGAGGTCATCCGGGCCCTGGCCGAGGCGGGGGCGGATGTCTTCCGGATGAACTTCAGCCACGGTACCCCCGAGGACCACAAGAGGCGGGCGGCCTGGGTGCGGGAGGTCTCGGAGGAGCTGGGCCGGACCCTGGCCCTGTTGCAGGACCTCCAGGGACCCAAGATCCGCATCGGCCGCTTCCGGGGGGGGCGGGTGGAGCTGAGGCCGGGCCAGCCCTTCGTCCTGACCCGGGCTCCCGTGGAGGGGGACGAGGCCCGGGTCTCCCTCACCTATCCAGGCCTACCCGAGGATGTGGTGCCCGGCCAGGTGCTCCTCTTGGACGATGGGCGGATCCGCCTCCGCGTGGAGCGGGTGGTGGGGGACGAGATCCAGACCCGGGTGGAGGTGGGGGGCGTCCTCTCCGACCACAAGGGCATCAACGTCCCGGGGGCCGACCTCTCCATCCCCGCCCTCTCCGAGAAGGACATCCAGGACCTGGCCCTGGGGGCGGAGATCGGGGTGGACTGGGTGGCCATCTCCTTCGTGCGCACCCGGGACGACCTTCTCCTCGCCCGCCACTACCTGGCCCGCTACGGCTCCCGGGCCCGCCTCATGGCCAAGATAGAGAAGCCCTCCGCGGTGGCCCGGTTTGAGGAGATCCTCGAGGAGGCGGACGGGATCATGGTGGCCCGGGGAGACCTGGGGGTGGAGATGCCCCTGGAAGAGGTCCCCATCGTGCAAAAGCGCATCATTCTCCGCTGCATCGCCGCGGGGAAGCCCGTGATCACCGCCACCCAGATGCTGGAGTCCATGGTCCAGAACCCGAGCCCCACCCGGGCCGAGGCCTCGGACGTGGCCAACGCCATCTTTGACGGGACGGATGCGGTGATGCTCTCCGCGGAGACCGCCGCCGGGGCCTACCCCGTGGAGGCGGTAGCCATGATGAGCAGGATCGCCAAGGCGGTGGAGGCCTCTCCCGAGTTTCTGCACAAGCTCAACGTCCTCAGGCCCTCCCCCACCCCCACCACCCAGGACGCCATCGCCCAGGCGGCGGACGACATCGTGGAGGCGGTGGGGGCCCGGGCCATCGTGGTCTTCACCGCCACGGGGAGCTCGGCCCGCCGCATCGCCCGCACCCGGCCGCAGGTGCCCATCCTGGCCCTGACCCCAAGCCTCGAAGTGCGCAACCAGCTGGCCTTGGTCTGGGGCGTCCTCCCTCACCTGGCCCCCGACCCCCAGGACACGGACGACATGGTGCGCATCGCCCTGCAGGCGGTGAAGGCCCTGGGCCTGGCCCAGGTGGGGGAGCGGGTGGTCATCGCCGCTGGGGTGCCCTTCGGGGTGCGGGGCACCACCAACCTCCTCCGGGTGGAACGGGTGGCCTAG
- a CDS encoding phosphodiester glycosidase family protein codes for MRPFALLLFFSLALGQTLLPVQHLGLTFREEGGAWVYQGEGVRLVYVPGVGWAEPPEPSLPPPQGENLPLEALKALGYFRVPEVGVRFGGQGRAFRVVLDLPALYLGAPEEGLGRGRLGVRLPYLAPGLLKAPWPEGLRAAVRFLPQGTELRLEAPGRLLRYRLFPLGDPPRLVLDLYLLAPEVEEALAPGVRYREVYAFVPEPLRLYLVEAERGRLLPVGSPGQRALPKDLAPNALAVLNGGYFDPRTGTPIGLWVQDGVTVSYPYGRVALLWDGFGFFLDYPRFEAWVVGPRGERVRVGVNASRARYTAYTAPGPAGEEGEELALVEGDRVKALFPAPLELPTGRWALAFPKGAPPFPLGVGERLSLYGRLDPPFRYAMEGGPLLLKEGRYAYDPSKENFRDPRPLLAVAPQAAVAWTKEGRLWLLVSEPTTPGVLARALLALGAWNALRMDGGGSAQLWVKGVLRSPYPGSPRPVVSALALFP; via the coding sequence ATGAGGCCTTTCGCCCTCTTGCTCTTCTTTTCCCTGGCCCTGGGGCAGACCCTCCTCCCCGTGCAGCACCTGGGCCTCACTTTCCGGGAGGAAGGGGGGGCCTGGGTGTACCAGGGGGAGGGGGTCCGCTTGGTCTACGTGCCCGGGGTGGGCTGGGCCGAGCCTCCGGAGCCCAGCCTCCCCCCGCCCCAGGGGGAAAACCTCCCCCTGGAGGCCCTGAAGGCCCTGGGCTACTTCCGCGTCCCCGAGGTGGGGGTGCGCTTCGGAGGCCAGGGCCGGGCCTTCCGCGTGGTCCTGGACCTCCCCGCCCTTTACCTGGGGGCGCCCGAGGAGGGGCTGGGCCGGGGGAGGCTAGGGGTGCGCCTCCCATACCTAGCCCCGGGCCTCCTCAAGGCCCCTTGGCCCGAGGGCTTGAGGGCGGCGGTGCGCTTCCTCCCCCAGGGGACGGAGCTCCGCCTCGAGGCCCCGGGGCGGCTCCTCCGCTACCGCCTCTTCCCCCTAGGGGACCCCCCCAGGCTCGTCCTGGACCTTTACCTCCTTGCCCCCGAGGTGGAGGAGGCCCTGGCCCCCGGGGTGCGTTACCGGGAGGTCTACGCCTTCGTCCCCGAACCCCTAAGGCTCTACCTGGTGGAGGCGGAAAGGGGGAGGCTCCTCCCCGTGGGAAGCCCCGGCCAAAGGGCCCTTCCCAAGGACCTCGCCCCGAACGCCCTCGCCGTCCTCAACGGCGGCTACTTTGACCCCAGGACCGGCACCCCCATCGGGCTCTGGGTGCAGGACGGGGTGACCGTCTCCTACCCCTACGGCCGCGTGGCCCTCCTCTGGGACGGGTTCGGCTTCTTTTTGGACTACCCCCGGTTTGAGGCCTGGGTGGTGGGGCCTCGAGGGGAAAGGGTCCGGGTGGGGGTGAACGCCTCCCGCGCCCGCTACACCGCCTACACCGCCCCCGGGCCCGCGGGCGAGGAGGGGGAGGAATTGGCCCTGGTGGAGGGCGACCGGGTGAAGGCCCTCTTCCCAGCCCCATTGGAGCTTCCAACAGGGCGCTGGGCCCTGGCCTTCCCCAAGGGGGCCCCGCCCTTTCCCTTGGGCGTGGGGGAGCGGCTTTCCCTCTACGGCCGCCTGGACCCCCCCTTCCGCTACGCCATGGAGGGCGGCCCCCTGCTCCTCAAGGAGGGCCGGTACGCTTACGACCCCAGCAAGGAGAACTTCCGGGACCCCAGGCCCCTCCTGGCGGTAGCCCCCCAGGCGGCGGTGGCCTGGACGAAGGAGGGGCGGCTCTGGCTTCTCGTCTCCGAGCCCACCACGCCTGGGGTCCTGGCCCGGGCCCTTCTCGCCCTGGGGGCCTGGAACGCCCTACGGATGGACGGAGGGGGCTCGGCCCAGCTCTGGGTAAAGGGGGTGCTGCGAAGCCCCTACCCGGGCTCCCCGAGGCCCGTGGTGAGCGCCCTGGCCCTCTTCCCCTAG
- the rtcB gene encoding RNA ligase RtcB, whose product MRLERIAPFTYRIPRQGKMRVDAVFFASEEILKDLEAEGYASLQQLMNVATLPGIVEPALAMPDIHWGYGFPIGGVAAFDPEEGGVVSPGGVGFDINCGVRLLASHLALEDLLPRQRELADALYRLVPSGVGSERRDVRFSKKELKEILKEGASWLVRRGFGDPEDLRFIESEGRLPWANPDKVSERAFERGAPQIGTLGSGNHFLEVQYVDEVYHEEAARAFGLFRGQITVLIHTGSRGLGHQVCQDYVERFLKAATRYGIELVDKQLAAAPIKSPEGQDYLQAMAAAANFAFANRQLIAHFVREAFEGVGFSPKDHGLRVLYDLAHNNAKFEEHGGRRVLVHRKGATRAFGPGNPEIPEEYRKVGQPVLVPGDMGRYSYVLAGTERAMEVSFGSSCHGAGRKMSRNQAKRVARERNLVKELAERGILVRAATRATVDEEMPEAYKDVSLVVEAVEGAGIGRKVARLRPLIVVKG is encoded by the coding sequence ATGCGCTTGGAGAGGATCGCCCCTTTCACCTACCGCATCCCCCGCCAGGGGAAGATGCGGGTGGATGCGGTCTTCTTCGCCTCGGAGGAGATCCTTAAAGACCTCGAGGCCGAGGGCTACGCCTCCTTGCAACAGCTCATGAACGTGGCCACCCTCCCCGGCATCGTGGAGCCCGCCTTGGCCATGCCCGACATCCACTGGGGCTACGGCTTCCCCATCGGAGGGGTGGCGGCCTTTGACCCGGAGGAGGGCGGGGTGGTGAGCCCGGGCGGAGTCGGTTTTGATATAAACTGCGGGGTCCGCCTCCTCGCCTCCCACCTCGCCCTGGAGGACCTCCTTCCCCGCCAGCGGGAGCTCGCCGACGCCCTGTACCGCCTGGTACCCTCCGGGGTGGGGAGCGAACGGCGGGACGTGCGCTTCAGCAAGAAGGAGCTCAAGGAGATCCTCAAGGAGGGGGCCTCCTGGCTTGTGCGGCGGGGCTTTGGCGACCCCGAGGATCTGCGCTTCATTGAGTCCGAGGGCCGCCTCCCCTGGGCCAACCCCGACAAGGTCTCGGAAAGGGCCTTTGAGCGGGGGGCCCCCCAGATCGGCACCCTGGGGAGCGGCAACCACTTCCTGGAGGTGCAATACGTGGACGAGGTCTACCACGAGGAGGCCGCCCGGGCCTTTGGCCTCTTCAGGGGCCAGATCACGGTCCTCATCCACACGGGAAGCCGGGGCCTCGGCCACCAGGTCTGCCAGGACTATGTGGAGCGTTTCCTTAAAGCGGCTACCCGGTACGGCATTGAACTCGTGGACAAGCAGCTCGCCGCGGCCCCGATAAAGAGCCCCGAGGGCCAGGACTACCTGCAGGCCATGGCCGCCGCCGCCAACTTCGCCTTCGCCAACCGCCAGCTCATCGCCCACTTCGTCCGGGAAGCCTTTGAGGGGGTGGGCTTTAGCCCCAAGGACCACGGCCTTAGGGTCCTCTACGACCTCGCCCACAACAACGCCAAGTTTGAGGAGCACGGGGGAAGGCGGGTCCTGGTCCACCGCAAGGGGGCCACGCGGGCCTTCGGCCCCGGGAATCCGGAGATCCCCGAGGAGTACCGCAAGGTGGGCCAGCCCGTCCTGGTGCCGGGGGACATGGGCCGCTACTCCTACGTCCTGGCGGGCACGGAGAGGGCCATGGAGGTCTCCTTCGGAAGCAGTTGCCACGGGGCCGGGCGGAAGATGAGCCGAAACCAGGCCAAACGGGTGGCCCGGGAGCGAAACTTGGTGAAGGAGCTTGCGGAAAGGGGCATCCTGGTCCGGGCCGCCACCCGGGCCACGGTGGACGAGGAGATGCCCGAGGCCTACAAGGACGTCTCCCTGGTGGTGGAGGCGGTGGAGGGGGCAGGGATCGGCAGGAAGGTGGCCCGCCTTCGGCCCCTCATCGTGGTGAAGGGATAA
- a CDS encoding PP2C family protein-serine/threonine phosphatase, producing MPGLGFALETHPGLRRPKNEDAVGHLLTPWGGIFVVADGMGGHRTGEVASRLAVETILGYLKEAEPSPKALLEAFERANARIYQEAQRPENRGMGTTATCLLLDLPYALIAHVGDSRAYLLRGEEFVLLTEDHSWVAERVRQGLLTLEEARTHRWRNVITNALGSFPQARVDLLGLKLTPEDTFLLCTDGLSGVLEDRTLREVLRNFPPEEAARRLVELANEWGGPDNVSLAVVRLPRDLPKGTRPYALPLEAAGGAPVRLKLGEEPEALPTQVLEGRPRVGWRDVLLILLWIVVVGYILMGYFKRP from the coding sequence GTGCCCGGCCTAGGCTTCGCCCTGGAGACCCACCCCGGCCTAAGGCGCCCCAAGAACGAGGACGCCGTGGGCCACCTCCTCACCCCCTGGGGAGGGATCTTCGTGGTGGCGGACGGCATGGGGGGGCACCGCACGGGAGAGGTGGCCTCCCGGCTCGCCGTGGAGACCATCCTGGGGTACCTCAAGGAGGCCGAACCCTCCCCGAAAGCCCTCCTGGAAGCCTTTGAGCGGGCCAACGCCCGCATCTACCAAGAGGCCCAGCGCCCCGAGAACCGGGGCATGGGGACCACGGCCACCTGCCTCCTCCTGGACCTCCCCTACGCCCTCATCGCCCACGTGGGGGACTCGAGGGCCTACCTTCTCCGGGGGGAGGAGTTCGTCCTCCTTACCGAGGACCACTCCTGGGTGGCGGAGAGGGTGCGCCAGGGCCTTCTTACCCTCGAGGAGGCCAGGACCCACCGCTGGCGCAACGTGATCACCAACGCCCTGGGTTCCTTCCCCCAGGCCCGGGTGGACCTCCTGGGCCTCAAGCTCACCCCCGAGGACACCTTCCTCCTCTGCACCGACGGGCTTTCTGGGGTTCTGGAGGACCGCACCCTGAGGGAGGTGCTGCGGAACTTCCCCCCCGAGGAGGCGGCCAGGAGGCTCGTGGAGCTGGCCAACGAGTGGGGCGGCCCCGACAACGTGAGCCTGGCCGTGGTCCGCCTTCCCCGGGACCTGCCCAAGGGCACCCGGCCCTATGCCCTGCCCCTGGAGGCCGCAGGGGGAGCCCCGGTGCGCCTCAAGCTTGGGGAGGAGCCCGAGGCCCTCCCCACCCAGGTGTTGGAGGGGCGCCCCCGGGTGGGTTGGCGGGATGTCCTCCTTATCCTCCTTTGGATCGTGGTGGTGGGGTATATCCTGATGGGCTACTTCAAGAGGCCCTGA
- the ndk gene encoding nucleoside-diphosphate kinase — MERTFVMVKPDGFRRGLVGEILARFERKGFRILALKALRIPRELAERHYAEHWEKPFFGSLVAFITSGPVVALVLEGPGAVAEVRKMVGATHPKDALPGTIRGDYATTIDENVIHASASLEDAQREIALFFRPEELL, encoded by the coding sequence ATGGAGCGCACCTTCGTCATGGTGAAGCCGGACGGCTTTCGGCGTGGCCTGGTGGGGGAGATCCTGGCCCGCTTTGAGCGCAAGGGCTTCCGCATCCTGGCCCTGAAGGCCTTGAGGATCCCCCGGGAACTTGCGGAAAGGCACTACGCGGAGCACTGGGAAAAGCCCTTCTTCGGCTCCCTCGTGGCCTTCATCACCTCGGGGCCGGTGGTGGCCCTGGTCCTGGAGGGTCCGGGGGCGGTGGCTGAGGTGCGGAAGATGGTGGGGGCCACCCACCCCAAGGACGCCTTGCCCGGCACCATCCGGGGGGACTACGCCACCACCATAGACGAGAACGTGATCCACGCCTCGGCGAGCCTGGAGGACGCACAGAGGGAGATCGCCCTCTTCTTCCGCCCGGAGGAGCTGCTTTAA
- a CDS encoding LabA-like NYN domain-containing protein produces MERVAIFIDGSNLYKGLVQHLGSDYRLNFVEFISLLTAGRRLLRAYYYNAPLPPEDPAAKAHQSFLNYLKRVPYVAVRLGRLERRADGFVEKGVDIQIAIDMLRLAFVNAYDVAVLVSGDGDFAEVVRVVQDMGKQVENTTFNALSSHRLAQQADRFYPLDDFPWERLRAPAPPQAAEGE; encoded by the coding sequence ATGGAAAGGGTGGCCATATTTATCGACGGCTCCAACCTCTACAAGGGGTTGGTGCAGCACCTGGGCTCGGACTACCGGCTGAACTTCGTGGAGTTCATCTCCCTCCTGACCGCCGGCCGAAGGCTACTGAGGGCCTACTACTACAACGCTCCCCTGCCCCCGGAAGACCCCGCGGCCAAGGCCCACCAGAGCTTCCTTAACTACCTGAAGCGGGTACCCTATGTGGCCGTACGCCTGGGGAGGCTGGAGAGGCGGGCGGACGGGTTCGTGGAAAAAGGGGTGGACATCCAGATCGCCATTGACATGCTCCGCCTCGCCTTTGTCAACGCCTACGACGTGGCCGTCCTGGTTTCGGGGGACGGGGACTTCGCCGAGGTGGTACGGGTGGTGCAGGACATGGGGAAGCAGGTGGAGAACACCACCTTCAACGCCCTTTCCTCCCACCGCCTGGCCCAGCAGGCGGACCGCTTCTACCCCCTGGACGACTTCCCCTGGGAGCGCCTCCGGGCCCCGGCCCCGCCCCAAGCGGCCGAGGGGGAATAA
- the folB gene encoding dihydroneopterin aldolase — translation MGEIALLGLEFYGRHGVRPEEGELGARFVVDLWLEVAFEGKGDRLEETVDYARVYALVEEAVRHRRFYLIEALADHLAQTLLQAFPRLEGVRVRVHKPHAPIPGVFRDVYAETRRSRS, via the coding sequence ATGGGGGAGATCGCCCTTCTGGGCCTGGAGTTCTACGGGCGGCACGGGGTGAGGCCCGAGGAGGGGGAGCTCGGGGCCCGGTTTGTGGTGGACCTCTGGCTGGAGGTGGCCTTTGAGGGCAAGGGGGACCGCCTCGAGGAGACCGTGGACTACGCCCGGGTCTACGCCTTGGTGGAGGAGGCGGTGCGCCACCGCCGCTTTTACCTCATAGAGGCCCTGGCGGACCACCTGGCCCAAACCCTCCTCCAGGCCTTTCCCCGGCTAGAGGGGGTACGGGTGAGGGTGCACAAGCCCCATGCCCCCATCCCCGGGGTCTTCCGCGACGTGTACGCGGAAACGCGCAGATCTCGCTCCTAG
- the folP gene encoding dihydropteroate synthase: MLWLRDRALDLSRPRIMGILNLTPDSFSDGGLYLDPEKALARAREMVAEGADLLDLGAESTRPGADPVPPEEEKRRLLPVLEAVLPLGVPVSVDTRKPEVAEEALRLGAHLLNDVTGLRDERMVALAARYGVAAVVMHMPVPDPRAMMAHARYGDVVAEVKAFLQAQAERALKAGVPQVLLDPGFGFGKLLEHNLALLKRLEEIAALGHPVLVGLSRKRTIGELTGVEEPGKRVFGSVAAHLYAVLKGARILRVHDVRAHREALAVWTALWG; encoded by the coding sequence GTGCTGTGGCTGCGCGACCGCGCCCTGGACCTCTCCCGGCCCAGGATCATGGGGATCCTCAACCTCACCCCGGACTCCTTCTCGGATGGCGGCCTCTACCTGGACCCGGAGAAGGCCCTGGCGCGGGCCCGGGAGATGGTGGCCGAGGGAGCGGACCTTTTGGACCTGGGGGCCGAGTCCACCCGGCCTGGGGCCGATCCCGTTCCCCCCGAGGAGGAAAAGCGTAGGCTCCTCCCGGTCCTCGAGGCCGTCCTCCCCCTGGGCGTGCCCGTCTCCGTGGACACGAGGAAGCCGGAGGTGGCGGAGGAGGCCTTAAGGCTCGGGGCCCACCTCCTCAACGACGTCACGGGCCTCCGGGACGAGCGCATGGTGGCCCTGGCCGCCCGCTACGGGGTGGCGGCGGTGGTCATGCACATGCCCGTCCCCGACCCCAGGGCCATGATGGCCCACGCCCGCTACGGGGACGTGGTGGCGGAGGTGAAGGCCTTCCTCCAGGCCCAGGCGGAACGGGCCCTGAAGGCCGGGGTGCCCCAGGTGCTCCTGGACCCCGGCTTCGGCTTTGGCAAGCTCCTGGAGCACAACCTCGCCCTCCTAAAGCGCCTGGAGGAGATCGCGGCCCTAGGCCACCCCGTTCTGGTGGGGCTTTCCCGCAAGCGCACCATCGGGGAGCTCACCGGGGTGGAGGAACCCGGGAAACGGGTCTTCGGATCGGTGGCCGCCCACCTCTACGCCGTCCTCAAGGGGGCGCGGATTCTCCGCGTCCACGACGTGAGGGCCCACCGGGAGGCCCTGGCCGTGTGGACCGCCCTCTGGGGGTAA
- a CDS encoding MFS transporter — MRHRPGWFLRLSAYWCATSFKWFLVLLVILPARVAELSPPEEKASRLGFLFGLGAVMAILGPPLTGYLSDRLGRRRPFLLWGSLLTALALLLLVHAPSYALLLLAYLLLQVADDLATGPYAALIPDLVPRGERGTASGYMGFLQVLGQLLGGGVGFLLPLPSQAYLAALFNLLGAALTLPLVPDRTPSRRTVPFLPAMAAPWRDRDFLLVYLTRFLVMLGFYLAQTYLQYFLADVVRVFGALGRTLAEAPFQAVALLGLLISLGAALASVPAGRASDRLGRKPFIYLSGAGLALLMPLVLLFPRYDALLLLSLGFGLFYGVYLAVDWALVADVLKDPETHATDMGLWQTAIVVPQVLAGAFGRPLDLLNARGEGLGYLVLFLLAGAFFLLGAFGVAGIRRAR, encoded by the coding sequence ATGCGGCATAGGCCCGGGTGGTTCCTCCGCCTTTCCGCCTACTGGTGCGCCACCAGCTTCAAGTGGTTTCTGGTCCTTCTGGTGATCCTTCCCGCCAGGGTGGCCGAGCTCTCCCCTCCCGAGGAGAAGGCCTCGAGGCTCGGCTTCCTCTTCGGCCTGGGGGCGGTGATGGCCATCCTGGGCCCGCCCCTCACGGGCTACCTTTCGGACCGCCTGGGGCGTAGGCGGCCCTTCCTGCTTTGGGGAAGCCTCCTCACCGCCTTGGCCCTCCTCCTCCTGGTGCACGCCCCGAGCTACGCCCTCCTCCTCCTCGCCTACCTCCTCCTGCAGGTGGCAGACGACTTGGCCACCGGGCCCTACGCCGCCCTCATCCCCGACCTCGTGCCCCGGGGGGAAAGGGGTACCGCTTCGGGGTACATGGGGTTCCTCCAGGTCCTGGGGCAGCTCCTTGGGGGTGGGGTGGGCTTTCTCCTGCCCCTCCCCTCCCAGGCCTACCTGGCGGCCCTCTTCAACCTTCTGGGGGCCGCCCTCACCCTTCCCCTGGTGCCGGACCGGACGCCCAGCCGGCGCACCGTGCCCTTCCTCCCCGCCATGGCCGCCCCCTGGCGGGACCGGGACTTCCTCCTGGTCTACCTCACCCGCTTCCTGGTGATGCTGGGCTTTTACCTGGCCCAGACCTACCTACAATACTTCCTGGCCGATGTGGTGCGGGTCTTTGGGGCCCTGGGGCGCACCCTCGCCGAGGCGCCCTTCCAGGCGGTGGCCCTGCTCGGCCTCCTCATCTCCTTGGGGGCGGCCCTGGCCAGCGTGCCCGCGGGCCGGGCCTCGGACCGTCTGGGCCGGAAGCCTTTCATCTACCTCTCGGGGGCGGGCCTTGCCCTCCTTATGCCCCTGGTCCTCCTCTTCCCCCGCTACGACGCCTTGCTCCTCCTTTCCCTTGGCTTCGGCCTCTTCTACGGGGTCTACCTGGCGGTGGACTGGGCCCTGGTGGCCGATGTCCTTAAGGATCCGGAGACCCACGCCACGGACATGGGCCTCTGGCAGACGGCCATCGTGGTGCCCCAGGTCCTCGCTGGGGCCTTCGGCAGACCCTTGGACCTCCTGAACGCCCGGGGGGAGGGCTTGGGGTACCTGGTGCTCTTCCTTTTGGCTGGGGCCTTCTTCCTCCTCGGGGCCTTCGGGGTGGCCGGGATCCGCCGGGCCCGTTAG
- the moaC gene encoding cyclic pyranopterin monophosphate synthase MoaC: MDLSHFKDGRPHMVDVTEKPATYRTATAEAFVELTEEALAALEGGGVGKGDPLAVAQLAGILAAKKTPDLIPLCHPLPLTGVEVRVELQREARRVRIEAVVRTKAETGVEMEALTACAVAALTVYDMLKAASKGLVISRVQLLEKTGGKSGPWRRPD, from the coding sequence ATGGACCTCAGCCACTTCAAGGACGGCAGGCCCCACATGGTGGACGTGACGGAAAAGCCCGCCACCTACCGCACCGCCACCGCTGAAGCCTTCGTGGAGCTCACCGAGGAGGCCCTGGCCGCGTTGGAGGGGGGCGGGGTGGGGAAGGGGGACCCCCTGGCCGTGGCCCAGCTGGCCGGGATCCTGGCCGCCAAGAAGACCCCGGACCTCATCCCCCTCTGCCACCCCCTGCCCCTCACCGGGGTGGAGGTGAGGGTGGAACTCCAGCGGGAGGCAAGGCGGGTGCGGATAGAGGCGGTGGTGCGCACCAAGGCGGAGACCGGGGTGGAGATGGAGGCCCTCACCGCCTGCGCCGTGGCCGCCCTCACCGTGTACGACATGCTCAAGGCCGCTTCCAAGGGCCTCGTGATCTCCAGGGTCCAGCTCCTGGAGAAGACGGGGGGCAAAAGCGGCCCCTGGCGCCGCCCCGACTAG